Proteins from one Cicer arietinum cultivar CDC Frontier isolate Library 1 chromosome 3, Cicar.CDCFrontier_v2.0, whole genome shotgun sequence genomic window:
- the LOC101500496 gene encoding uncharacterized protein isoform X1 — translation MYRMYVQSLKSIYGDLNDNVIDTQIEVDFPRWFQEYVTKNHKLRMQNPDLYDLARGPLRLAKSWPIYHVNGYQFNTTSWGEGKITYNSGVCVKGIGQGETSSDYYGVVSEILEFEWRSQATRKLILFYCDWFDPSSRGMRIHNQYKIVEVRKGRKYGKFDPFIFPKSATQVYYSPYPGRQKVDWLVVMKTKPRGVVDDRHTLEVAFQVQESEVNATIEDDPIDNLQDDSVYGEEVDLHMMQDDEDEEEDEEDDFSDDGEDDDQEDDDSIE, via the exons atgtaTAGGATGTATGTACAAAGTTTGAAAAGTATATATGGAGATCTCAATGACAATGTCATTGATACACAAATAGAAGTTGACTTTCCGCGATGGTTTCAAGAATAT GTGACAAAGAATCACAAACTTAGGATGCAAAACCCTGACTTGTATGACTTGGCAAGAGGACCCTTGAGACTAGCAAAGTCATGGCCTATTTATCATGTGAATGGATACCAATTCAACACAACTTCTTGGGGTGAAggcaaaataacatataatagtGGAGTATGTGTTAAGGGAATTGGTCAAGGTGAAACCTCAAGTGATTATTATGGTGTTGTTTCCGAGATTCTAGAATTTGAATGGCGAAGTCAAGCAACACGAaagctaattttattttactgtgATTGGTTCGACCCTTCAAGTCGTGGAATGAGGATACATAATCAATACAAGATTGTAGAAGTACGAAAAGGGAGAAAATACGGTAAATTTGATCcttttatttttccaaaatctGCAACTCAAGTTTACTATTCACCTTATCCTGGGCGCCAAAAAGTTGATTGGTTGGTAGTTATGAAGACAAAGCCGAGAGGGGTTGTTGATGATAGACATACTTTAGAAGTTGCTTTTCAAGTGCAAGAATCAGAAGTTAATGCAACAATTGAAGATGACCCAATTGATAACTTACAAGATGATTCAGTTTATGGTGAAGAAGTTGATTTGCATATGATGCAAGATGATGAGGATGAAGAagaggatgaagaagatgatttcaGTGACGATGGTGAAGATGACGATCAAGAGGATGATGATTCTATTGAATAG
- the LOC101500496 gene encoding uncharacterized protein isoform X2, translating to MYVQSLKSIYGDLNDNVIDTQIEVDFPRWFQEYVTKNHKLRMQNPDLYDLARGPLRLAKSWPIYHVNGYQFNTTSWGEGKITYNSGVCVKGIGQGETSSDYYGVVSEILEFEWRSQATRKLILFYCDWFDPSSRGMRIHNQYKIVEVRKGRKYGKFDPFIFPKSATQVYYSPYPGRQKVDWLVVMKTKPRGVVDDRHTLEVAFQVQESEVNATIEDDPIDNLQDDSVYGEEVDLHMMQDDEDEEEDEEDDFSDDGEDDDQEDDDSIE from the exons ATGTATGTACAAAGTTTGAAAAGTATATATGGAGATCTCAATGACAATGTCATTGATACACAAATAGAAGTTGACTTTCCGCGATGGTTTCAAGAATAT GTGACAAAGAATCACAAACTTAGGATGCAAAACCCTGACTTGTATGACTTGGCAAGAGGACCCTTGAGACTAGCAAAGTCATGGCCTATTTATCATGTGAATGGATACCAATTCAACACAACTTCTTGGGGTGAAggcaaaataacatataatagtGGAGTATGTGTTAAGGGAATTGGTCAAGGTGAAACCTCAAGTGATTATTATGGTGTTGTTTCCGAGATTCTAGAATTTGAATGGCGAAGTCAAGCAACACGAaagctaattttattttactgtgATTGGTTCGACCCTTCAAGTCGTGGAATGAGGATACATAATCAATACAAGATTGTAGAAGTACGAAAAGGGAGAAAATACGGTAAATTTGATCcttttatttttccaaaatctGCAACTCAAGTTTACTATTCACCTTATCCTGGGCGCCAAAAAGTTGATTGGTTGGTAGTTATGAAGACAAAGCCGAGAGGGGTTGTTGATGATAGACATACTTTAGAAGTTGCTTTTCAAGTGCAAGAATCAGAAGTTAATGCAACAATTGAAGATGACCCAATTGATAACTTACAAGATGATTCAGTTTATGGTGAAGAAGTTGATTTGCATATGATGCAAGATGATGAGGATGAAGAagaggatgaagaagatgatttcaGTGACGATGGTGAAGATGACGATCAAGAGGATGATGATTCTATTGAATAG